A stretch of the Natribaculum luteum genome encodes the following:
- a CDS encoding aldehyde dehydrogenase family protein, whose product MGVDAQSSPVESDASGIVADLIDRGRDAMAEISDYSQKEVDELVRAVGWAIYQEDHAVHLSEVAVEESELGKVEDKIQKKRRKILGVLEDTLGEPSVGVIDVDEEQKLTEIAKPVGVVGAVVPSTHPGTTPTALAMMALKGRNAIILSPSPRGEKVCELVVEYIHDELEKVGAPTDLVQMVPRPATKSKAYELMDQVDLLQVTGSSANVARGESSGTPNYCVGEGNAVAIVDSTADVETVAKRLHKSKTVDHATSCSSDNNAAIVEEVYDDLVDALQNEGGYVCNETERRKIRDALFPEGHGSLDTDLVAQPADVIAEAAGLENPEAKAADFFITEGTGIGPEYPLSGEKLAVVLNVFEVPDLEEAIETTKRILSFEGAGHSCGIHTENDDHVRKVGDEVNVARVIVNQPHAFANGGWHKNGLPNTLSEGGGTWAGNQLDGNVNYEHFIQTTTISRVIEDAKRPDEQELFGSYLETHA is encoded by the coding sequence ATGGGAGTCGACGCGCAGTCATCCCCAGTCGAATCAGATGCCAGTGGTATCGTCGCCGATCTGATCGACCGTGGCCGTGACGCCATGGCGGAGATCAGTGATTACAGCCAAAAAGAGGTCGACGAGCTCGTTCGGGCCGTCGGCTGGGCGATCTACCAGGAAGACCACGCCGTCCACCTGTCGGAGGTCGCTGTCGAGGAGAGCGAGCTCGGCAAGGTCGAGGACAAGATCCAGAAGAAACGACGCAAAATTCTCGGCGTACTCGAGGACACCCTCGGCGAGCCGTCGGTCGGCGTCATCGACGTCGACGAGGAGCAAAAGCTCACGGAGATCGCCAAACCGGTCGGCGTCGTCGGCGCCGTCGTTCCCTCGACCCATCCAGGGACGACCCCGACCGCTCTCGCGATGATGGCGCTGAAAGGACGTAACGCGATCATCCTGTCTCCGTCGCCCCGCGGCGAGAAAGTCTGCGAGTTGGTCGTCGAGTACATTCACGACGAACTGGAGAAGGTCGGAGCGCCCACAGACCTCGTCCAGATGGTCCCCCGGCCGGCCACCAAGAGCAAAGCCTACGAGTTGATGGATCAGGTCGACCTCCTCCAGGTCACCGGCTCCTCTGCGAACGTGGCGAGAGGCGAGTCCTCTGGCACTCCGAACTACTGCGTCGGTGAAGGCAACGCAGTGGCGATCGTCGACAGCACCGCCGACGTCGAAACGGTCGCGAAACGGCTCCACAAGAGCAAGACAGTCGATCACGCGACCAGTTGCTCGTCCGACAACAACGCAGCGATCGTCGAGGAAGTCTACGACGATCTCGTCGACGCCCTGCAGAACGAGGGCGGATACGTGTGCAACGAGACCGAACGTCGGAAGATCCGGGACGCGCTGTTTCCCGAGGGACACGGCTCGCTCGACACCGACCTCGTCGCACAACCGGCGGACGTGATCGCCGAGGCCGCCGGACTCGAGAACCCCGAGGCGAAAGCGGCGGATTTCTTCATCACCGAAGGAACCGGTATCGGACCGGAGTACCCGCTGTCGGGCGAAAAACTCGCCGTCGTCCTGAACGTCTTCGAGGTCCCCGACCTCGAGGAGGCGATCGAGACGACCAAACGGATCCTCTCGTTCGAGGGTGCCGGCCACTCGTGTGGGATCCACACCGAAAACGACGATCACGTACGGAAAGTCGGCGACGAGGTGAACGTCGCCCGCGTCATCGTCAACCAGCCCCACGCGTTCGCGAACGGCGGCTGGCACAAAAACGGCCTCCCGAACACACTCTCTGAGGGAGGTGGCACGTGGGCTGGAAACCAGCTCGACGGAAACGTAAACTACGAACACTTCATCCAGACGACGACGATCTCCCGCGTCATCGAGGATGCAAAGCGGCCGGACGAACAGGAACTCTTCGGCTCTTACCTCGAAACGCACGCGTAA
- a CDS encoding NAD(P)-dependent oxidoreductase, whose protein sequence is MSSKRRIGFIGLGIMGKPAAKNLVDAGYDVVVSDIQSDPVVELEEYGAESRETPADVAEASDAVITFLPRGEHVREVALGPDGLVEGAAEGLVLIDMSTIGPGAIRDVAADLAEEGIRTIDAPVSGSEQGAREAWMRIMIGGDEHLVEEYRELFETIGGQVTRVGETGAGQVAKICNNMIAAAEVTSLSEALVFAEKAGISQEKLVDAIEGGAAQTWALETRAEGMIDRDMEPGFFGSYMYKDLRIAVDDGEEYGAPIPLSSLNHELFKSLEEKDRGDLDFSAVVTVYEDMAGIDE, encoded by the coding sequence ATGAGTTCGAAACGGAGAATCGGCTTTATCGGACTTGGAATCATGGGTAAACCGGCCGCAAAAAATCTCGTCGACGCCGGGTACGACGTCGTCGTCAGCGACATCCAGTCGGATCCAGTCGTCGAACTCGAGGAGTACGGTGCCGAGTCGAGAGAGACGCCGGCCGACGTCGCCGAGGCGAGCGACGCCGTCATCACGTTCTTGCCGAGGGGAGAACACGTCCGAGAGGTCGCACTCGGACCGGACGGACTGGTCGAGGGCGCAGCGGAAGGACTGGTGCTGATCGACATGAGTACGATCGGCCCCGGTGCGATCCGTGACGTCGCTGCCGACCTCGCCGAGGAGGGGATTCGAACCATCGACGCGCCGGTCAGCGGGTCCGAACAGGGCGCGCGAGAGGCGTGGATGCGGATCATGATCGGTGGCGACGAACACCTCGTCGAGGAGTACCGGGAGTTGTTCGAGACGATCGGCGGGCAGGTAACACGGGTCGGAGAGACGGGAGCGGGACAGGTCGCGAAGATCTGTAACAACATGATCGCTGCAGCGGAAGTGACGAGTCTCTCGGAAGCACTCGTGTTCGCCGAGAAAGCCGGTATCTCACAGGAGAAACTCGTCGACGCGATCGAAGGCGGTGCAGCGCAGACGTGGGCGCTCGAGACCCGCGCCGAGGGGATGATCGACCGCGACATGGAGCCGGGCTTTTTCGGCTCGTACATGTACAAGGATCTTCGCATCGCGGTCGACGATGGCGAAGAGTATGGAGCACCGATCCCGCTTTCCTCGCTCAACCACGAACTGTTCAAATCGCTCGAGGAGAAAGACCGCGGCGACCTGGACTTCTCCGCCGTCGTTACCGTATACGAGGATATGGCTGGGATCGACGAGTAG
- a CDS encoding iron-containing alcohol dehydrogenase, with protein sequence MAHPTPANGTRLVVSPGQVVLGTGAIEEVGEYADLYGNRALLVATEQIDEIHGDRVREQLSAAGIETVSYTDVRPDPTVENIEAAYDVWQRDECDVIVTLGGGSSIDAGKGVGILATNDGHIRDFGVDRAGYEGVPNPTPPLIAVNTTAGTGSEATRSVVVSDESTDTKFLIVSKNVVPDVAVEDPELTRSLPQSHTAFTGIDALTHAIEAYVSVKSYGVPQDFARGAIRRIGRWLPVAWANGDDIEARTEMMIGQLQAGQAFTNSSVALVHGMARPLGAQLHLPHGLANAILLPYVMEFSAMAAPEEYAEIARLLEAAEPGDTDREAADRASEAVHQLCADVGLTSYLDDYGEIPSREEYLDVVGKMAQDAIDSGSPDNNPRKPTREELEELFVTVYDNALAPDSPRRA encoded by the coding sequence ATGGCACACCCAACGCCAGCGAATGGAACCAGACTCGTCGTTTCACCTGGACAGGTCGTGCTCGGAACGGGCGCAATCGAGGAGGTCGGCGAGTACGCCGATCTGTACGGAAACCGGGCGCTGCTGGTCGCGACCGAACAGATCGACGAGATCCACGGTGATCGAGTTCGAGAACAGCTATCGGCAGCGGGTATCGAGACCGTCTCGTACACGGACGTTCGGCCCGATCCGACGGTCGAGAACATCGAGGCCGCCTACGACGTCTGGCAACGAGACGAGTGTGACGTGATCGTCACCCTCGGCGGCGGGTCGTCGATCGACGCCGGAAAAGGCGTCGGCATTCTCGCCACAAACGACGGCCACATCCGCGACTTCGGCGTCGACAGGGCGGGCTACGAGGGCGTCCCGAATCCGACGCCGCCGCTCATCGCAGTCAACACCACTGCTGGCACTGGCAGTGAAGCGACCCGTTCTGTCGTCGTCTCCGACGAGAGCACCGACACGAAGTTCCTCATCGTCTCGAAGAACGTCGTGCCGGACGTGGCAGTCGAGGACCCGGAGCTGACGCGTTCGTTACCACAGAGTCACACGGCGTTCACCGGTATCGACGCGCTCACTCACGCGATCGAAGCCTACGTCTCGGTCAAGTCCTACGGCGTTCCACAGGACTTCGCACGGGGTGCGATCCGCCGAATCGGCCGCTGGTTACCCGTCGCGTGGGCGAACGGCGACGATATCGAGGCGCGAACGGAGATGATGATCGGCCAGTTACAGGCCGGCCAGGCGTTCACGAACTCCTCGGTCGCGCTCGTCCACGGGATGGCACGACCCCTCGGCGCACAGTTGCACCTCCCCCACGGGCTCGCGAACGCCATCCTTCTCCCGTACGTGATGGAGTTCTCGGCGATGGCCGCGCCAGAGGAGTACGCCGAAATCGCCCGGTTACTCGAGGCCGCAGAACCCGGCGACACCGATCGCGAGGCTGCGGACAGGGCGAGCGAGGCCGTCCACCAGCTGTGTGCGGACGTCGGCCTCACGTCGTACCTGGACGACTACGGCGAGATCCCGTCCCGGGAGGAGTACCTCGACGTCGTTGGAAAGATGGCTCAGGACGCGATCGACTCGGGGTCGCCCGACAACAACCCCCGAAAGCCAACGCGCGAGGAACTCGAGGAGCTGTTCGTCACGGTGTACGACAACGCCCTCGCACCCGACAGTCCGCGTCGTGCCTGA